Sequence from the Phragmites australis chromosome 11, lpPhrAust1.1, whole genome shotgun sequence genome:
TGAAGCAGTGTATAGGTAAATTGGTAGAACTGTTTGAGAAGATcaatttgatctattttcttaggCAATGTTGATCCAAAGTATTGGCAACTTAGTACAAAATGTAAAGCAAACTCGGCAGAGCCCAGAAGGGAGCAAGAGACTTGAGGCCAGTGGCACCACGCGTGGCAATGCACAATCCCTAGGCATCCTCCCTACTTGGCAATGTCCACAGACCATCAGACCCAGCAACTCCACGCTCGATAGATCTGGAGAAGCGACGCCATTCCATGTGAAGCAAAATCGACGAAGATGGCGGCTTCACACCCAATGGAGGTGGAGGGATGGTCCGATCTCTAAGCTCGCGCCGGCGGAGGTGGCGGCTCGACGCCCCGTAGAGGTGGAGAGATGGCGATGTCACCCAGAGGTGTCCAAGCCACCCAAAAGCGCTGAGGCGGCACCGCAACACGAGGGTGGTCGAATCCAGCAACTCCATGCCAGTGTGATGCCTAGGGAGCCCCCATAGAaagtgagagggagggagggagaggtggggggagggggagagagagaagcgAGTGGATGAAACAGATGGATGCAGGTGTAGGGTAGTTGAATCGGGCGGCTGGAGCGCGTGTGTGGACAAGAGAGCCAACGCCGGCACGCCTAGAAACAAGTCTTTACCCAAAAAAAATGTTTACGCTGAAGTAACGGTACCAAAACTCCAAAAGCTTTATCCTCGGTAGGGTCCGCCGGTGATGGTTGGTTCGGACCGCCACTACGGGTGCCTTTATAACTAGCCGGAACGCGAACCGAATTGCAACAATACAGCTGTGCTACTCTTGCCACTTAGCTGAAATCTGAATACATACACTGTACACAACTACACATAGAAATCGAGAATCGCCATGGAGCTATTACCCTGGTGCTTAtgcctgctgctgctcctcctccctgccCTTGTACTCCTCGAGTTGCACTGTCACCGGACTCCTCGAGCTACTGCACCACTGACAAGGTTGCCGCCCGGCCCGTGGCGGCTGCCGGTCATCGGCAGCCTCCACCACCTGCTGACCATGAAAGACGCTAGGCTCGTGCACCGCGCCATGGCCGTCCTCGCGCGCCGCTGCAACGCCCCCGTTATGTACGTCCAGCTGGGAGAGCTACACGTTGTGGTCGTCTCGTCAGCCAACGCTGCGCGAGAGGTTATCAGGGAGCACGACGCCAACTTCGCCACCCggaccatgaccatgaccatGAGAGACACCATCGGAGACATGGTAGGGCTCGTCCTGTCGCCGCACGGCGCCATGTGGCGGCGGCTCCGCAGGATCTGCACAGTCCAACTTCTCAGCGCGAGGCGCGTGCGGTCCTTCCGCCCCATCCGCGAGGACGAAGCAGCGCGCCTTGCCCACGCCATCGCCACAGACACGCGCGCTGCGGCGCCCGGCGAGCGGCAGGTGATGAATGTCAGCGAGCTGGTATCTCGGCTCGTGTCCGACACGGTGCTGCGCGCCATCATGGGGGAGCGGTTCAGGTGGCGGGAGGAGTTCATGGCGACGCTTGCCAAGGCGATGATGAAGGGCGCTGAGTTCAGCGCCGCCGACTTGTTCCCGTCGTCGAGGCTCCTGCGCACCATAGGCAGCACGCTGAGGGAAGCCAAGGCGTTGAACACCAAGTTGTTCGGGCTGGTGGATCGCGCCATCGACCAGCGCCGGGAGAGGAAGGCTGGCGTGGCTGCGGAAGACGACGACAATGAAATGCGCGACTTGCTGGATGTGCTTTTGAGGTTGCAGGAACACGATGACCACGACTGCGCTCTCCCATTGCCGACCATCAAAGCTGTCATCCTCGTGCGTACCAACGGCATCACTCTGACTCCTACTCTTTATATTTTCTGTTATGAAGCAAACAATAATTCTACTCAACCtacctatacatatatattagcAAAGAGTGGTTCGATATTGATCAAGGGTCTAAGATGACGATTGAAAATAAGCTGTTTTGAAGCATTTGAGAAATAGTTAAACCTCTAGCAAACTGATGAACAATAGAATTAATCAACATAGGGTAATATCTATATACGTACATACCTAGCTACTTCCTCCGTTGGTAAATGTAGGGTGCTTTAGAGAACGTGCAGTTAAATTCTATGGTCATACATTTACTGCTAATATTTTCACGatataatagttttataatttattgCAACTGTTTTCTGATTAAAAGCAATAGTCAAGAATTCAAGATAGCTCATTTACAAACAGAAGGAGTCATAAAAAGTGGACTAATTACAAACCTTAGGAAACACCAAGGAGATTGATTTTCTATTTGACCTCATGAAATGTTATACAACTTAACGCAGCTGGTATCTTGCAGGACATGTTTGGGACCGGAAGCAGCACAACATCGACAACCATCCAATGGGCCATATTAGAGCTCATGAGGAATCCAAAAGTAATGCAAAAGGTACAACAAGAGATACGTCATGCCTTGGGATGCAAATCAAGGGTAACTGAGGATGACTTGATCAACCTAAAGTACCTAAAGCTTGTAATTAAAGAAACCTTCAGATTACACCCTGCAACAGCCGTACTTTTCCCAAAAGAGTGTCAGGAATCCTGTAAGATCCTTGGATATGATGTGCCAAAGGGCATGCTCATGATCATGAATGTCTGGGCTATTGGTAGGGACCCAGAGTATTGGGATGATGCTGAAGTTTTCAAGCCAGAGCGTTTTGAAGGAATCACGGTTGATTTCAAAGGCACGGACTTCCAATTCTTACCGTTTGGAGGAGGACGAAGGATGTGTCCGGGCATAATGTTCGCACATGCGAACATTGAGCTGGCCCTCGCAACGCTTCTGTACCACTTTGACTGGCAACTACCACCTGGGGTCACGCCCGATGCAGTAGACATGACTGAGAAATTCGGTGTGGACGTGCGGCCAAAGAGGGATGTTTACCTTTGTCCAATCCTTGTTGTGCCGCCGGAAGCGGAGGCCTAGGGTGCTGTCTGCACGTCACTGTCGGACCCTAGGGACAAGATCCAATAAGATTGGACATTTCATACGTATGTGGTATACAtatattgatcattattttttatgcaTTTATTGTAGAAAGTTATTTAAAACATATATAATCACAACTACAGAAAGGATCATCCGTGTCTTATTGCCGGTTTATAAGCTCAAACAGCACATAGAAAGTCAAATCATCACGATTTGGTAGTGATAAGTTAattatcattaccggttttTGTTACAAACCAGCACTAATACATCactgttgattccaactatgaacTGGTAGCGACAAATTAATTCTCTGACAAATCTTGttacgaaccagcactgatacctCACTGTCAATTCTAGCTACGAAACGGTAGTGATAAGTTGATTATCACTATGGGTTCGAAAAATAAACCGACAGTAATGTATCAGTACCGTTTCGTAACAAGAACTGATAATGATAAGgaagtatcactgtcagttcataagtTCAACCAACACATAAAAAGTTATGCCatcaagaaccgacagtgatagcccATTGCCGGTACAGTTTCTACGCATGGTCGGTATAGATTCTCCTAAAAGTTTATAAATTAACCtcatctcatctctctctctctctctctctctctcaattgtTGCCGctgcgacctcctcctcagccaTGGAAACTCCCTCACCACCACCATCTTGGACCACTCCACCATCCTCCTTGCCACCACTATCTTCGGCCACTCCACCCACCCCTGCACTTTTCATCCAACGATGAAGACTTAGCTCCACCGTCAGAGAGTGCGGATGAGGTGGAGTACGACTATGGATTGGTGGGGTCCTTGTCCACGACAAAGTTTTTATTTAGAATGGAAATGTAGAGACAGTAGATCAAGTAGAGAATCAGAGAGTGAAATCATTGTCTTCATTCATGAACAGTGtttacataatatatatatatatatatatatatatatatatatatatatatatatatatgtttgataTGTTGATATGCCATTGAAACTCAATGGAAAAATGTAGggagaaaatgatatgtcatATATATTGGTTATTGTTTCATTGAGGCTCGTATGAGAAACctaaataggaaaaactcatttgTGAGCTTAGAGAATAATAACCATGATCTATGAATCACATTAAAAGCTCCGAAAAACCTCTCGagaaaataggaggaataaggtagatattgcctcattaaaaatcttatatgagaaaccgtataggaaaaattcataaaggaaaagagtgcaatataattATGAATAGGTTATTATTCAGGGATCAACTCACCCTGAACCATACAAATCTCGGAGTCGTTACATACCAATTCCATCAATACATGTTTGGAATgtagaagttggtaaggacttagtgaGTAAATCGGCGATATTATCACGTGacttagtttgcaagatttttaTCTTCCCATTATTTTGCACTTCATGAGGATAGAAAATTTTATGGGCAATATGTTTgattatattgctctttatgtaacatgtttgcatttgagcaatgcatgcagaattatcttcatagataattattGGTGATTCAATGAAACTAATACCATATGATTGTTatatgtggtttatcattctaCAAAGTCATATGTATTCACGTGATGCatcatataatgcaattatttcaggATGATTTGTGGATGTATCCACTAGAGTTTGTTTTGCAGACTTCCATGAAATGGATGTTCCACCGTGTAAGAACACGAAGCATGTCTATGATCTGGCATTGTGGTGATCTAATAAATAGCCAGCATCAGTatatccaatcatattcatatcttattttctttgaaagaaaagaccAAGATCTATGGTTCATGGAGATATCTaaagatattcttgactcctGTCCAATAGCGTTTAGTTGGAGCAGCGCTATGCCTAGCTAGTAATTTCACTGCAAATGTGATATCAGGTCAGGTGTAATTTGCAAGATAGATAAGCGCTCCAATGGCACTGAGATAAGGGACCTTGGGTCCCATTATCTATTCTCCTTCCTCCCGTGGTCTAAATGGATTTTtctccatatcaagagatcgaacaaccatgTGAGTCTTGGAAGGATATGATTGgttcatattgaatttctccaatattttctggATATATGTGGCTTGGTGTACTAGAATACTTGAAGAAAGATGCTCGAGTTGTATACCCAAGCAAAATTCGGTTTtgcccaaatccttcatttcaaattccatctttagatgattgcgtgcttcatctatatctttAGTATTTgtgatgatattcagatcatcaacatagacaaagataatacaaaatcttgttgaggatttctttataaAGACACATGGGAATCATCATTATTGGAGTACCTTTTTTTAGAAGGAACTCttttagtcggttgtaccaTATTCTTCCCAACTACTTTAAGCCATATAATGAATTTTTaagctttacacaatacatgttcTGGTTTTCGTTTGGATTCAGAATGTCTAGTCCTTCGGGGACTTCCATATATATGTtcgaatcaagtgacccatataggtatgcagtcactacatccatcaactgTATAGATAGATAATTTTGAACTGCCTATGAAATTAGATATCGGAACGTGATTCTATTCATTACTAGAGCATAtgtctcattgaaatcaatgccgggtctctgtgtgaacccttgtgctacaaacctcgctttatatctcaccacctcgttgttTCATTCCATTTGCGAatgaaaacccacttgtatcccacagGGAAAATATTAcgaggagtaggtattactgatGTGAATACCTTTCTTTTGGAGAGCGAGCACAATTTTGCCTagattgcatccttccattaTGTACAGTCTGAGTGCTTGcggcactctgccatggtcttggGACCTGGATCATTGAGAAGGTTgtttgcaatctttgaggagaagtatgtgtcgacaatTGTATTCTTTCTATCAAATGATTCTTcagaatcaatataattgatgaaAATTTCATCTACACTTTCTGACTCATCGTGATTTCCCATTATGATAGAGCCTGGGTGTTCTGATGTCCCAGCATCAGTTTTTGTGTGCACAGATGATCTGGGATGTGGATGTTGAACATCCACTGGATGTATAGTATTCATAGGCTTTGGGTGTCGTTCAACTTGACATTAATTTGCATTTACTATTTTTAGGAGGGATTCCTCTATTTTCAtggtagcttgcaagaagctttatcctttgtggccgtacttctccctctcttattttgatttgggagttgagtgttTTTACTtagtacctccactctttccggCACATTCATAGCAGGAATATAGGATTTAGTGACACCTTTTGTTCtcagtaaatgcatc
This genomic interval carries:
- the LOC133883998 gene encoding desmethyl-deoxy-podophyllotoxin synthase-like; the encoded protein is MELLPWCLCLLLLLLPALVLLELHCHRTPRATAPLTRLPPGPWRLPVIGSLHHLLTMKDARLVHRAMAVLARRCNAPVMYVQLGELHVVVVSSANAAREVIREHDANFATRTMTMTMRDTIGDMVGLVLSPHGAMWRRLRRICTVQLLSARRVRSFRPIREDEAARLAHAIATDTRAAAPGERQVMNVSELVSRLVSDTVLRAIMGERFRWREEFMATLAKAMMKGAEFSAADLFPSSRLLRTIGSTLREAKALNTKLFGLVDRAIDQRRERKAGVAAEDDDNEMRDLLDVLLRLQEHDDHDCALPLPTIKAVILDMFGTGSSTTSTTIQWAILELMRNPKVMQKVQQEIRHALGCKSRVTEDDLINLKYLKLVIKETFRLHPATAVLFPKECQESCKILGYDVPKGMLMIMNVWAIGRDPEYWDDAEVFKPERFEGITVDFKGTDFQFLPFGGGRRMCPGIMFAHANIELALATLLYHFDWQLPPGVTPDAVDMTEKFGVDVRPKRDVYLCPILVVPPEAEA